AAATTCATAGGCAAGCCTACATGCCAACCCATCTGTATACACGAGCTGTTTATTAATATAGATAGACAACGCTTGAAAGAAAGTCCCCTTGTCAGTAATTTGCTCATCTTGGATATAGGTTTCTAACCCAAAGGAGTGAGAGAAGGCACCAGAAGGAAAGCTCGAATCACATAGCTGTAATAGTGGCAACAACGAACTATTCATGACGGTGGCCGATATGGCGAAAGGCCTGTTTTACTTTCCGTTTTTCACGCATATAAGGTATTTCAAGCTTTTGCAGTAATTCTTCTACTAAATAATCGTATTGGACAAGCATGACCTTCCCTTCAAATTGTGCGGGTAAATGGCGGTTTCCTAACTGATGAGCAATCTCGCCCATTTGCTGGATGGTTGTCGGCATAATAGTAAGGAGATCATCCGCGTTGACGGAGATAACGATCATATTTTTTTCGTCCATGAACAGCACATCTCCATCGACTAGAGACTGGTTTTCTTTTAGGCGAATCCCCAGTTCCTTCCCATGATCGGTGACAACTCGCTGAACTCGTTTTAACAAATCATCACTTTGCATATACACCCTTTCCACATGCGGGGGTTTTTTCTCTAGTGCCGCAACATTTCCTATTATTCTTTCAATAATCATCCTTCTCACCTCAAAATAA
The DNA window shown above is from Bacillus sp. T3 and carries:
- the ureE gene encoding urease accessory protein UreE, with amino-acid sequence MIIERIIGNVAALEKKPPHVERVYMQSDDLLKRVQRVVTDHGKELGIRLKENQSLVDGDVLFMDEKNMIVISVNADDLLTIMPTTIQQMGEIAHQLGNRHLPAQFEGKVMLVQYDYLVEELLQKLEIPYMREKRKVKQAFRHIGHRHE